The genomic region tgaatcaaaatagaaaaagaacaGAGTTCAAAGCAGCATGTGCAACCGCGGCATAGTGACAGTGGGATCATCAATATATGGAAAATCAAATGCCAATTACAGTGGCCATGTTACATAACATAAAATAATTAGATCAACAAGGCAATTCTAAATTCTTAAACTACAAAAACAAGCTTGTGATTACGATGAGATCGGTATGAATTTGTGCTCATAGAATTTGATTAATTCGACTTTTTAAATCACAATTATAACCTAATATTGAGCAAGATAATACAATTTTAAACAAAGGTGCAACTTTGCTTAGTTTCACCTTGCACCATCCTAGTTTAGGCTTTTAGTACGTAGTAATAGTTTGGtttctgtcttttttttttaaatgacactTCATTATATGAAAATTACGAATTCTTACACTATTGGTTCCTTTATCAGTGTAACCGAAAGCTAGCTATATTGtatcacttattttttttcaaaaagggagACAACTGGTGACAATCCACGATTATTCATTCGTCCTAAATCCGAAAAGGTTATGGAGAATTTCACTTTACCCATGACCACAGTCAAGCAGAAATATATTGTATAGTATCACTTAgcttaacctttttttttcttgcataaagtcatatagaagaaaaataacaaaattttaccATAAAATTTCAGCGCTATTGGACTCTCGCTCGCTGTTGCCATCAACAGAAGAAAGTTGGTGCGCGTCGACTTAAAAAGTTTAATCTTGTACGAGAATTTATTTCTTGCACGATACCTTGATCATCCATTTCCATCACAGTCTCTCGAACCCCATGCGAATAGCGGTCCCTCTTTGCAGCCATTAATTCAGTTGCACGAGAGCTTAGATGTCATTGGCTTGGTTCCTTCCTTCCACCTAGCTTTTCATATGACCAGGCTATAGACTGAAGCTTCTGATACTATCCTAGTCCAGTTGAGGTTCAAAACGTAAAAATAAATGTACAGAAATCACTTCCTTCAACACAAAAGTACAAGTCACAAAGAGAAGCTTAAAACAAAGGATGAAAAGTAAAGTCTACGGAGCTAAAGACGGCAGGCAACATCGTACCTCGCACCGCCACTGTCCCTCAACTATTTTCAATGACCAAAATATCCTCATATCATCACCCTTAAAATTCCATTTGTCACCTGGTTATTCCCACTAATTACAATTCAACCCCACTCCATGTTTATTCATACATGATAAGTTCAAGTACGTATCCCAATACTAGTACTCCTGTATCCATTCTAAGCTGTATAATTCTCCGTAAATAAATACACACTTACAAGCATTAAAACTCGGCACGATCCACGCCGTAACTACTCCTCCCCTTCGTCGTTGCCGCCGCCACCGAAGATCGAAACCTTGTTGTAAAGAAGGAATAAAACGAGGCAGAGAAACAATGCAACCCCAACCGGCGACGGCGAGCCACTAATGCTGTGGGTGGTGTAGGGATCCCCGGTCGAGAACGAGGAGACGAAGGAGCCACTATTGGAAGACAGGAACTGAATGATGATCACGAGGAGAATAATGGGGAGAAGGAGAAAACCCAACTGGTTCAAAAGCGCGCTGAAGACTTCGATTATGGCCTCCACTTGTTCACCTACATAGGACGGCACCACGATCAACGCCACGACCACCGCCGCTAGTAGAATCCCGTGGGGGGCAGTTCCGGCGTGCCTCTTGTGATGtatcatttttgtgtgttgtgttttttttttttggtaagacTTGTGTGCTTTGGTTGGGCGGGTTGGAGGGATTAAAATAGGGTGGCTGTGACGCGTTTGGCTGAGGTTGTGACTTGTGAAGTAGTTTTTTAAGGAGTGATTGGAGACTGAGAAAGTTGATGTGGATGGCATGTGTTATTATATGTTTGCTATTTGGGTGACTCTTGGAtctaaatttgagttttttatttgGATTGATGACGATGATGGATTGGaacaatcaaaattcaaatggaaCTTTCTTTGTCTTTggttataaaaagaaaagaaaaggactgAATTAGGTTagtaattttgttttgctctTGTGATTTATTTGTGTCGCTTATGCGATTTATGTGGTCTCGTTGTCGATGGTTTTATGTCAGGTACCGGTGTTAGGATTGTCGCGTCTGCCGTCTTTGTAACAGTTTTACCCGGGGCTCATGTTCGTGGTTGTCTATTGTGTAGACGTTTAGGGGTTTAAAATTATTTGTATCTTGTGCAAACTATCTCCAGATCAAAAAATTCGTCACTGGAGAAATTGTACCCATCCGGCACCTCGTGTTTGGTTGTTCATAGTAATTAACACACTCTATCGCTTctgtcaaaaaataaaaaaaataaaaaaagaaaagaaaatgactaaattattattttggacACTGTAGTTTCAGTTTTCACGATTTGGAAATTACAAAATGATAATTGTAGCAATTCAAGGACAATaactcatattttattttaaagaaactATCAAGGTGCTATCTACATGTAAAAGTTTATGTTATCGTCACACATGCTTTAATTTTATCGGAATTAAATTTATTATCCTTAAATTACATATAATTGATCTTCAACTATGAATGTATAAAAGATAAGATTTGGTGATTAATCCTATCAATGTCTTTGACTTTTCCATGCCATGAGAAGGGGAGCTTTGAACAGTCATAGTCCATTGCTTGAACTTCCAAGGATGCTGAGTTGCATGTGGGCATGTGGGACTATTTGTGTATCTACCTATTTATTAAGGGTAATCTTGTCTTCTTGGGGATAAAGTCCACATGTcgtcttttgaatttttgagaTCTTTTTGACTCCACAATAGCCACGAGCTATTGTTCATGGGCCGAGCGAAGGAGATGTAGCGGGCGAAGGTACCATACCTAGTTTTGGGCTCAGGCTGACCAAAAAAACACCCTAACGCGTGTTGGGTGAGTTCATCGAAAAAGAAGACCGGTGCCGTCGCTATAGGTGGcggtgtttttttgtttttttgtttgtatatgacttttgtgttttggttTGGTGGGTTGGAGGATTAAACTAGGGTGGATGACGAGTTTGGCTGAGGGTGTGAAGTGCTTTTCTAAGAAGTGATTGGAGAATGAGTAGGTTGATGAGGATGGCATGTGTTATTATATGTTTGCTATTTGGGTGACTCTTGGATCTACGTTTGAGTTTTTAAATGGGTTGTTGATGATGATGgaactttctttttgtctttattTGGTCGATTTTGTCTTCTggttataaaaagaaaaggaccAAATTATATTATGTCTTTTGGttagacaaagaaaaagactttagaattattatttttgtcaatGTAGTTTCCGTTTTCACGATTTTTAAATTACAAAATCATAATTATTGCAACTAAAGGACAAtaactcattttttttatataacaaaattAACACAGGTGGGCACATATTTGTTGTATAGATGTAaaagtttattttattgtaaCGCATGCTTTAGTTTTATCAAAAATTCATTTATTGTCTTTAAATTGTACTATAGTAAGCAGCATGTGTCatgaaaattatatgaatgAAAGTCAAactttatccaaactaaagagaCTAAAACCATTATCTagcaaaaagagaaaatatcaaGCTAAAGAGCATATGGTGCGCAGAAGAAAATTACATTCGAttccaaattttcaataaaTGTTAAAGTGACATATTTGTTTATggtaaattattaattaagtgacATGGTTTCTCAGAAAAAGTAATGCATGAACTTGTTGCTTCCAGACTAGGAAGGTACCTGCAGAATGCAGGTTGCAGCCATTACCACAAATGGTGGCGTCAAGTTCAAACGAAATAGCTGGGAATTGGGATGTGAACGTGGGAATCAGAAGCATCAAACTTTGGGCTTTGCAAGGTTGTAACGCTGTACGTAATCGGTATTTTATTATACGAGCGAAACTTATGGTTGAGGAGTTGAACATGAGAATTGACATCAAACTAAAGGGACATATTTTTATTTAGCTAAGCTGTTAACATTAATTATCAAACCAAACCCAAACATATAATATCCGTTAAATGCGGCGGCTGCGGCTTTTATGTGTTATGTAGtattttgaaagaaattgacgttctatcataaaaccaattgataatATAGGAAATAATGCACTTATAATCTCATGCAAGGTTTCTTCTTTCACCGATGTAAGattcttttaccttcacatcttTATATGTCCCCTCATGTGTGCTGGATTTTCAAGTCAAACACGTAAACAACACACACATGGACAACATAAATTGGGCGAAGTGGAGCACATGTGGCCGTTGGGATTCACACGTGGGCCAACTTGGCTTTGATAATATAAaggaagttgaggttctaccatGAAACCAATTACCAATATGAGGAGTAACTCAACTTACTTTTAAGCTCATACAAGATTTATCCTTTCTCGGATGTGACTCTTTTACTTTCACTTCCTCACAGTGTTACTAATTCAAAAAGTTTCAcataattagggttttgcttACTTGAAAGTAAATCAAACGTTTGGCTTTCACTACTTAGTGATAAACCCTAACCACAAAGTGCATATTAGGATCAACAGAAGTGCAGCTATTATTATcacatcatataatttaaaCATTTGATCTCTCCAGCATTTTtcgtatatttttatttgtgcGGGAACTTCCACAAACACAGGaaggtcaataattttgaatcaaaataGAATAAGAATAGTGTTCAAAGCAGCATGTGCAACCGCGGCATAGTGACAGTGGGATCATCAGTATATGGAAAATCAAATGCTAATCACACTGGCCATGTTACATCACATAAAATAATTAGATCAACAAGGCAATTCTAAATTCTTTAACTACAAAAACAAGCTTGTGATGATTACGATGAGATCGGTATGaatatttgattaatttgaCTTTTTAAATCACAATTATAACCTATTATTGAGGAAGATAATACAATTTTAAACAATGGTGCAACTTTGCTTAGTTTCACCTTGCACCATCCTAATTTAGGCTTTTAGTACGTAGTAATAGTTTGGtttctgtcttttttttttctttctaaatgaCACTTCATTATATGAAAATTACGAATTCTTACACTATTGGTTCCTCTATTAGTGTGACCGAAAGCTAGCTATATTGtatcacttctttttttttttcaaaaagggagATAACTTGTGGCAATCCACAGTTATCCATCCCTTCTAAATCCGGAGAGACTATGAAGAATTTCACCTACCTGATATATTGTATAGTATCACTTGGCTTgaccctttttttcttgcataaAGTCATATagaagaaaataacaaaattttccCATAAAATTTCAGCTTTATTGGACTCCCGCGCTCTGTTGCCATCGACAAAAGAAAGTTGGAGCACGTCGACTTCAAAAGTTTACTCTTGCACGAGAATTTATTTCGTGCACGATACCTTGATCATCCATTTCCATCACAATCTCTCGAAAACCAAGGCCCCATGTGAATAGCAGTCCCTCCTCTTTGCAGCCATTAACTCAGTTGTACAAGAGCTTAGATGTCATTGGCTTGGTTCCTTCCTTCCACCTAGCTTTTCATATGACCAGGTTATAGACTGAATTTTCTGATACTGTCCTAGTCCAGTCGAGGTCCAACTGAAAAAGGTCAGATCCATCCCACCCTGGCCACGTATActggtgcgtttgttgcactaAATTATCTCGGATTGAACTAGCCTAAAAAACTAGGTTGGATTGGCTTGACATGAACCAAGTAATATAAGaatgaagcgtttggtgcagtattagCCTAAGTCAAGGACGCGTTTGGTGTAGTATTAGCCTAAGTCAATGACTAacttatttttagaacttaaatatttttttgttactttttaatcatcttatcaatattttataaattttaacttAGATATTTTCACTTCATTTAACCCGATTTCAATTTCGTTTGCGTCCACGCATT from Pyrus communis chromosome 4, drPyrComm1.1, whole genome shotgun sequence harbors:
- the LOC137732665 gene encoding uncharacterized protein, translating into MIHHKRHAGTAPHGILLAAVVVALIVVPSYVGEQVEAIIEVFSALLNQLGFLLLPIILLVIIIQFLSSNSGSFVSSFSTGDPYTTHSISGSPSPVGVALFLCLVLFLLYNKVSIFGGGGNDEGEE